The Phoenix dactylifera cultivar Barhee BC4 unplaced genomic scaffold, palm_55x_up_171113_PBpolish2nd_filt_p 000241F, whole genome shotgun sequence genome has a window encoding:
- the LOC103718041 gene encoding plasma membrane ATPase-like: protein MGGDNAISLDEIKNEAVDLERIPVEEVFEQLKCTREGLSASEGENRLQIFGPNKLEEKKESKFLKFLGFMWNPLSWVMEMAAIMAIALANGGGKPPDWQDFVGIIALLVINSTISFIEENNAGNAAAALMAGLAPKTKVLRDGVWSEQDASILVPGDIISIKLGDIIPADARLLEGDPLKIDQSALTGESLPVSKNPGDEVFSGSTCKQGEIEAVVIATGVHTFFGKAAHLVDSTNQVGHFQKVLTAIGNFCICSIAVGIFVEIIVMFPIQHRKYRDGIDNLLVLLIGGIPIAMPTVLSVTMAIGSHRLSQQGAITKRMTAIEEMAGMDVLCSDKTGTLTLNKLSVDKNLVEVFTKGVDKDHVLLLAARASRTENQDAIDAAMVGMLADPKEARAGIREVHFLPFNPVDKRTALTYIDADGSWHRASKGAPEQIMDLCSCREDVRKRAHSVIDKFAERGLRSLAVARQEVPEKTKESAGGPWQFIGLLPLFDPPRHDSAETIRRALNLGVNVKMITGDQLAIAKETGRRLGMGTNMYPSSSLLGQHKDDSIAGLPVDELIEKADGFAGVFPEHKYEIVKKLQERKHLCGMTGDGVNDAPALKKADIGIAVADATDAARSASDIVLTEPGLSVIISAVLTSRAIFQRMKNYTIYAVSITIRIVLGFMLIALIWKFDFSPFMVLIIAILNDGTIMTISKDRVKPSPLPDSWKLREIFATGVVLGTYLALMTVVFFWAMKETDFFSDKFKVRSLRHNDHEMMAALYLQVSIVSQALIFVTRSRSWCFVERPGLLLVSAFMIAQLVATLIAVYADWSFARIKGVGWGWAGVIWLYSIVFFVPLDWFKFAIRYILSGKAWDNLLERKTAFTSKKDYGREEREAQWATAQRTLHGLQPRETSTLFSEKSSYHELSEIAEQAKRRAEIAKLRELNTLKGHVESVVKLKGLDINTIQQSYTV from the exons ATGGGAGGGGACAACGCGATCAGTCTCGATGAGATCAAGAACGAGGCCGTTGATCTG GAACGGATTCCCGTAGAGGAAGTGTTCGAACAGCTGAAATGTACCCGGGAAGGTCTCTCGGCGTCGGAGGGAGAGAACCGGCTCCAAATCTTCGGCCCCAACAAGCTCGAAGAAAAGAAG GAAAGCAAATTTCTCAAGTTCTTGGGATTTATGTGGAACCCCCTCTCCTGGGTCATGGAGATGGCTGCGATCATGGCTATTGCCTTGGCAAACGGTGGCGGGAAGCCCCCAGACTGGCAAGACTTCGTGGGAATCATTGCGCTGCTTGTCATCAACTCCACTATCTCTTTCATCGAAGAGAACAACGCCGGCAACGCAGCGGCCGCCCTCATGGCTGGCCTCGCTCCGAAAACGAAG GTGCTCAGAGATGGCGTCTGGAGTGAGCAGGATGCTTCCATTCTGGTTCCGGgagacatcattagtatcaaACTGGGAGACATCATCCCGGCTGACGCGCGTCTTCTCGAGGGAGATCCTCTGAAGATCGACCAGTCCGCGCTCACCGGCGAGTCCCTCCCCGTCAGCAAGAATCCGGGAGATGAGGTGTTCTCCGGTTCAACCTGCAAACAAGGTGAGATCGAGGCCGTCGTCATCGCCACCGGGGTTCACACCTTCTTCGGGAAGGCAGCCCATCTGGTGGACAGCACCAACCAAGTCGGGCATTTCCAGAAGGTCCTGACAGCCATTGGTAACTTCTGTATCTGCTCCATCGCCGTCGGGATCTTTGTCGAGATCATAGTCATGTTCCCGATCCAGCACCGCAAGTACAGGGACGGGATCGACAACCTCTTGGTCCTCCTGATCGGAGGGATACCGATCGCCATGCCGACCGTCCTCTCGGTGACCATGGCCATCGGGTCTCACAGGCTATCCCAGCAAGGTGCCATCACCAAGAGGATGACCGCGATCGAAGAGATGGCCGGCATGGATGTCCTCTGCAGCGACAAAACCGGCACCCTCACCCTCAACAAGCTCAGTGTCGACAAAAACCTTGTCGAGGTCTTCACCAAAGGTGTCGATAAAGACCATGTCCTCCTATTGGCAGCCAGGGCTTCCAGGACAGAGAATCAGGATGCTATCGATGCCGCCATGGTTGGCATGCTTGCTGACCCTAAAGAG GCAAGAGCTGGCATCAGGGAGGTGCATTTCCTTCCCTTCAACCCTGTGGACAAGAGAACTGCTCTTACTTACATCGATGCTGATGGCAGCTGGCACCGTGCGAGTAAAGGGGCCCCTGAACAG AtcatggacctttgcagctgcAGAGAGGATGTCAGGAAAAGGGCTCACAGCGTGATCGACAAATTTGCTGAACGCGGGCTTCGGTCACTGGCTGTTGCAAGACAG GAAGTTCCTGAGAAGACCAAGGAGAGTGCAGGGGGGCCATGGCAATTTATTGGATTGTTGCCTCTCTTTGATCCTCCAAGGCATGATAGTGCAGAGACCATTCGTAGGGCTCTCAACCTTGGTGTGAATGTGAAGATGATTACGG GCGATCAGCTTGCGATTGCCAAGGAGACTGGCCGGAGGCTCGGAATGGGAACAAACATGTACCCATCCTCTTCCTTGCTTGGTCAGCACAAAGATGATTCTATTGCTGGACTTCCAGTAGATGAATTGATCGAGAAGGCTGACGGGTTTGCTGGAGTTTTTCCTG AGCATAAATACGAAATCGTGAAGAAGTTGCAGGAAAGGAAGCACTTATGTGGAATGACAGGAGATGGTGTGAATGATGCACCGGCGTTGAAGAAAGCAGATATAGGAATCGCCGTCGCCGATGCCACCGATGCTGCTAGAAGTGCTTCAGACATAGTCCTCACTGAACCTGGGCTTAGTGTCATTATCAGTGCTGTTCTCACCAGCAGAGCCATCTTCCAGAGAATGAAGAACTACACT ATCTACGCAGTTTCAATCACCATCCGTATTGTG CTTGGGTTCATGCTTATTGCACTGATATGGAAATTCGACTTCTCGCCTTTCATGGTTTTGATCATTGCCATCCTTAATGACG GTACGATCATGACAATATCGAAAGATCGAGTGAAGCCATCTCCGCTGCCAGACAGCTGGAAGTTGAGAGAGATTTTTGCTACTGGTGTAGTGTTGGGTACTTACTTGGCATTGATGACTGTCGTCTTCTTCTGGGCTATGAAGGAGACTGACTTCTTTTCC GATAAATTCAAGGTTCGATCATTGAGGCACAACGACCATGAAATGATGGCTGCATTATATTTGCAAGTCAGTATTGTGAGTCAGGCTCTCATATTCGTCACCCGGTCTCGCAGTTGGTGCTTTGTCGAACGCCCTGGACTTCTTCTAGTCAGTGCTTTTATGATTGCTCAACTT GTTGCAACTCTCATTGCTGTCTATGCCGACTGGAGTTTTGCACGGATTAAAGGTGTCGGGTGGGGCTGGGCTGGAGTGATCTGGCTCTACAGCATTGTTTTCTTTGTCCCACTTGACTGGTTCAAATTTGCCATTCGCTACATTCTAAGTGGGAAGGCTTGGGATAATCTCCTAGAGAGGAAG ACTGCCTTCACCAGTAAGAAGGATTATGGTAGAGAGGAGAGGGAAGCTCAATGGGCTACGGCACAGAGAACGCTTCATGGACTCCAACCTCGGGAAACTAGCACTCTTTTCAGTGAAAAGAGCAGCTATCATGAGCTCTCAGAAATTGCTGAGCAGGCCAAACGGCGAGCAGAGATTGCAAA GCTAAGAGAGCTTAACACTCTAAAGGGTCATGTGGAATCGGTGGTCAAGCTGAAGGGGCTCGACATCAACACCATCCAGCAGAGTTACACAGTGTAG